Proteins encoded in a region of the Osmerus mordax isolate fOsmMor3 chromosome 17, fOsmMor3.pri, whole genome shotgun sequence genome:
- the nup50 gene encoding nuclear pore complex protein Nup50 isoform X1: MQQTVVVMAKRIADKELTDRNWDQEDEGEEAGTFSVASEDVLKNRPIKKAKRRTAGTEGDGGGSFKGFKGFSLAPTSAAGGGTTGFSGFGNGAGFKGLSGLTNGNTAAPSFGGFASPAASTATPGLLTFNGPASTKPASGDITGKQTNGSAPSLAQSSGSSSRSSSNKEYSRQLTALNCSVRDWITKHVNDNPLCDLNPIFRDYERHLASIEKKYGGGGGAAEGGSESKAPGEKQGGLLPAGASAFPSSGSTLASTPASTPAQALFSFGKDKPESAAPPEKSSPAVPAGITFNFGQKVDSSVLGSLGSGGAPPSFSFSSTTSSSTSSPGSLFGASSSLAAPAPFSFSGAKVEPVQPTEDNADEESDEPPKPEVREIKEKDAFYSKKCKLFYKKETEFKEKGVGTLHLKQASEGKTQLLVRADTNLGNILLNIMVQASMPCSRMGKNNVMVVCVPNPPVDDKNASSPVPMLIRVKTTEDADELLQILQEKKA; the protein is encoded by the exons ATGCAGC AGACGGTAGTTGTGATGGCAAAGAGGATCGCTGACAAGGAGCTCACGGACAGGAACTGGGATCAGGAAGATGAGGGGGAAGAG GCGGGGACTTTCTCAGTGGCGAGCGAGGACGTGCTGAAGAACAGGCCGATCAAGAAGGCCAAGCGTCGAACTGCCGGCACAGAG GGTGACGGCGGGGGATCCTTCAAAGGGTTTAAAGGGTTCTCCCTGGCCCCGACGTCGGCAGCCGGAGGTGGGACCACAGGGTTTTCCGGCTTCGGGAACGGGGCCGGTTTCAAGGGCCTCAGCGGTCTGACTAACGGGAACACCGCAGCCCCCAGCTTTGGGGGCTTCGCCTCGCCGGCTGCCAGCACGGCCACACCTG GTTTATTAACATTCAACGGCCCCGCCTCCACCAAGCCTGCATCGGGTGACATCACAGGCAAGCAGACCAACGGCTCCGCCCCCAGCTTGGCTCAGAGCTCAGGCTCCAGCAgccgcagcagcagcaacaaggaGTACAGCCGGCAGCTCACAGCGCTCAACTGCTCCGTGCGGGACTGGATCACCAAGCACGTGAACGACAACCCCTTGTGCGACCTCAACCCCATCTTCCGGGACTATGAGCGGCACCTGGCCAGCATCGAGAAGAAgtacgggggaggaggaggagcagcggaGGGGGGCTCAGAGAGCAAGGCGCCAGGGGAGAAGCAGGGGGGGCTCCTGCCAGCCGGCGCCAGCGCCTTCCCCTCCTCCGGCAGCACGCTAGCCTCCACGCCAGCCTCCACGCCGGCCCAAGCTTTGTTCTCCTTTGGCAAGGACAAGCCGGAGAGCGCCGCCCCCCCGGAGAAGAGCTCCCCCGCCGTCCCCGCCGGCATCACGTTTAACTTCGGGCAGAAGGTGGACAGCTCGGTGCTGGGGTCCTTGGGGTCCGGCGGGGCTCCCCccagcttctccttctcctccaccacctcctcctccacctccagcccggGCTCCCTGTTTGGGGCTTCCAGCAGCCTGGCTGCCCCTGCCCCATTCTCCTTCAGCGGGGCAAAGGTTGAACCTGTCCAGCCTACAG AAGACAACGCGGACGAGGAGTCCGACGAGCCGCCCAAGCCCGAGGTCCGCGAGATCAAAGAGAAAGACGCCTTCTATTCCAAAAA GTGCAAACTGTTCTACAAGAAGGAGACCGAGTTCAAGGAGAAGGGCGTGGGCACGCTGCACCTCAAACAGGCATCCGAGGGCAAGACCCAGCTGCTGGTGCGAGCCGACACCAACCTGG GTAACATCCTGCTGAACATCATGGTGCAGGCCTCCATGCCCTGCTCCAGAATGGGGAAGAACAAcgtgatggtggtgtgtgttcccAACCCGCCCGTGGACGACAAGAACGCCAGCAGCCCCGTGCCCATGCTCATCAGAGTGAAGACCACAGAGGACGCAGACGAACTGCTCCAGATCCTCCAGGAGAAGAAGGCCTGA
- the nup50 gene encoding nuclear pore complex protein Nup50 isoform X2, with protein sequence MAKRIADKELTDRNWDQEDEGEEAGTFSVASEDVLKNRPIKKAKRRTAGTEGDGGGSFKGFKGFSLAPTSAAGGGTTGFSGFGNGAGFKGLSGLTNGNTAAPSFGGFASPAASTATPGLLTFNGPASTKPASGDITGKQTNGSAPSLAQSSGSSSRSSSNKEYSRQLTALNCSVRDWITKHVNDNPLCDLNPIFRDYERHLASIEKKYGGGGGAAEGGSESKAPGEKQGGLLPAGASAFPSSGSTLASTPASTPAQALFSFGKDKPESAAPPEKSSPAVPAGITFNFGQKVDSSVLGSLGSGGAPPSFSFSSTTSSSTSSPGSLFGASSSLAAPAPFSFSGAKVEPVQPTEDNADEESDEPPKPEVREIKEKDAFYSKKCKLFYKKETEFKEKGVGTLHLKQASEGKTQLLVRADTNLGNILLNIMVQASMPCSRMGKNNVMVVCVPNPPVDDKNASSPVPMLIRVKTTEDADELLQILQEKKA encoded by the exons ATGGCAAAGAGGATCGCTGACAAGGAGCTCACGGACAGGAACTGGGATCAGGAAGATGAGGGGGAAGAG GCGGGGACTTTCTCAGTGGCGAGCGAGGACGTGCTGAAGAACAGGCCGATCAAGAAGGCCAAGCGTCGAACTGCCGGCACAGAG GGTGACGGCGGGGGATCCTTCAAAGGGTTTAAAGGGTTCTCCCTGGCCCCGACGTCGGCAGCCGGAGGTGGGACCACAGGGTTTTCCGGCTTCGGGAACGGGGCCGGTTTCAAGGGCCTCAGCGGTCTGACTAACGGGAACACCGCAGCCCCCAGCTTTGGGGGCTTCGCCTCGCCGGCTGCCAGCACGGCCACACCTG GTTTATTAACATTCAACGGCCCCGCCTCCACCAAGCCTGCATCGGGTGACATCACAGGCAAGCAGACCAACGGCTCCGCCCCCAGCTTGGCTCAGAGCTCAGGCTCCAGCAgccgcagcagcagcaacaaggaGTACAGCCGGCAGCTCACAGCGCTCAACTGCTCCGTGCGGGACTGGATCACCAAGCACGTGAACGACAACCCCTTGTGCGACCTCAACCCCATCTTCCGGGACTATGAGCGGCACCTGGCCAGCATCGAGAAGAAgtacgggggaggaggaggagcagcggaGGGGGGCTCAGAGAGCAAGGCGCCAGGGGAGAAGCAGGGGGGGCTCCTGCCAGCCGGCGCCAGCGCCTTCCCCTCCTCCGGCAGCACGCTAGCCTCCACGCCAGCCTCCACGCCGGCCCAAGCTTTGTTCTCCTTTGGCAAGGACAAGCCGGAGAGCGCCGCCCCCCCGGAGAAGAGCTCCCCCGCCGTCCCCGCCGGCATCACGTTTAACTTCGGGCAGAAGGTGGACAGCTCGGTGCTGGGGTCCTTGGGGTCCGGCGGGGCTCCCCccagcttctccttctcctccaccacctcctcctccacctccagcccggGCTCCCTGTTTGGGGCTTCCAGCAGCCTGGCTGCCCCTGCCCCATTCTCCTTCAGCGGGGCAAAGGTTGAACCTGTCCAGCCTACAG AAGACAACGCGGACGAGGAGTCCGACGAGCCGCCCAAGCCCGAGGTCCGCGAGATCAAAGAGAAAGACGCCTTCTATTCCAAAAA GTGCAAACTGTTCTACAAGAAGGAGACCGAGTTCAAGGAGAAGGGCGTGGGCACGCTGCACCTCAAACAGGCATCCGAGGGCAAGACCCAGCTGCTGGTGCGAGCCGACACCAACCTGG GTAACATCCTGCTGAACATCATGGTGCAGGCCTCCATGCCCTGCTCCAGAATGGGGAAGAACAAcgtgatggtggtgtgtgttcccAACCCGCCCGTGGACGACAAGAACGCCAGCAGCCCCGTGCCCATGCTCATCAGAGTGAAGACCACAGAGGACGCAGACGAACTGCTCCAGATCCTCCAGGAGAAGAAGGCCTGA